AAAAACCAGAGTTTCATTTTGATGGTCAATATCAGCGATTTCCTGAAAGTGAGCAACTAGCAGAAACTTTCCCCAAATATTTCTTGATGCCTACCAGTGGATTGCTGAAGCGGTTTAATGATATGTACCGTACACACGGCAAATTCACGCCAACTAATTTATTTACACTAGCTCATTACTACGGTGTGTCCGTAGAAGCCCTGGTTTATCGGTTAGAAGAAATGGAACTTCTACCTTCAGGAACTTGGGAGAAATTGCGAGATAGAGGTTTAAAAGTCAGAAAGATACAGGAAGAACTAGGTTTAGAACAGATTCCCCAACGGGTTGATATGATGCCTCTGCACTATCAACATCTCGCAATTGAAGCATTAGATCAAGGTTTAATTACAGAAGGGCGTTTTGCTGAATTTCTTCATGTTGATCGTTTAGAAGCCCGTCGTATTGCGGAAGCATTACGGGAATATTCAAGCGGAATGATGGAAGAAGATACAGATTTTGATTTGCGTCAAATCCAAACTGCTGGGAAGTGAGGAAGTATATATAAATTGCTATGAAAATTACTCACTCCCACATTATTTTTGATGCTTGTTGTGTTCTCAATCTTTGTGCATCTGGTCAATTTTTAGCAATTTTGAAATCTCTTCCTGCGGAAATTGTCGTGACTACAGTTGTTCAAGAACGGGAATTAAAGACACTCGAAAGTCTCAAGGAAGAAGAAAATGATACTGTGTCAGAGTTTGAAGCAGCTATTCAACAAGGTTTATTAAAAGTTGTAGATTTTGAATCAGAAGAAGAGGAAGAATATTTTGTAAACTATGCGGCTATTCTTGATGATGGTGAGTCAGCAACTTGTGCGATCGCCGTTCAAAGAAAATGGGCGATCGCAACTGATGATAAACGAGCAATTTCATTTATTCAAAAAGAAGCTCCCAATATTCAAATAATATCAACCTCAGAAATAATAAAAAATTGGTCAGAAAAACAAAGTATTGATTCTGTCATATTAAGTAACGTCCTCAATGCAATTAAGATTAAAGGACATTATGTACCCCCAAAAAATGATCCTTTGCGAACTTGGTGGACAAATGCCTCTTAATCTTCCTTTCTCTGCGCCTCTGCGTCTCTGCGTGAAACAAAAAAGGTGGGAACACCCCACCCAAAAATTAAACCTCAACCTCCAAAACCCTCACCAAAAACCCCCACTTATCAGCCGCTTCCTCAATAATTTTCGCCGTCGGTTTACCAGCACCATGTCCAGCTTTAGTCTCAATTCTAATCAACACCGGCGCATCCCCAACATGACATTCTTGCAAAGCAGCAGCAAACTTAAAACTATGGGCAGGAACAACCCGATCATCATGATCAGCCGTAGTAATTAAAGTAGCAGGATAAGCTGTTCCTGACTTTAAATTATGCAACGGAGAATAAGCATAAAGCGTTTTAAATTCTTCCGCATTTTCTGAAGAACCATATTCAGCCACCCAAGCCCAACCAATGGTAAATTGATGGAAACGCAACATATCCATTACCCCCACTGCGGGTAAAGCTGCTGCAAATAATTCCGGGCGTTGTGTCATACAAGCACCCACCAACAAACCACCATTACTACCACCACCAATAGCTAATTTTTGCGGTTGGGTGTAATTATTAGCAATTAACCATTCAGCAGCAGCAATAAAATCATCAAAAACATTCTGCTTTTTCTCCTTCATTCCCGCTTGATGCCATTCTTCCCCATATTCACCACCACCGCGCAAATTAGGTACAGCATAAACTCCCCCCATTTCTAGCCATACCAAAAGGCTAACGGAAAAATTGGGAGTTAATGAAGCATTAAAACCACCATATCCATAGAGATAAGTTGGGTTATTGCCATCTAATTGAATACCTTTTTTGTGAGTGATAAACATCGGTACTTGTGTACCGTCTTTACTTTGATAAAAGACTTGTTTTGTCTCATACTCATCAGCATTAAAATCTACCTTGGGTTGACGGAAAATTTCACTTTGACCCGTTTTCATGTCGTAGCGGTAGATAGTTCCAGGAGTAGTAAAACTGGTGAAACTATAAAAAGTTTCTGTATCATAACGCTTACCACCAAATCCTCCTGCTGAACCGAGTCCTGGTAATTCTACTTCTCTAATAAAATTACCTTGTAGGTCAAATATTTTAACTTGACTATGAGCATCTTGGAGATAATCAGCCACAAATTGATTATTTAAAATGCCTAAACTTTCTAATGTTTCTGCTGCTTGGGGAATAATTTCTACCCAATTTTCTGAAGCTGGATTTTTAGTATCAATGGCAATAACTCTACCGCGTGGGGCATTTAAATCTGTGCGAAAATAGAAAACACTATCGTCATTATCTATAAAGCTGTAATCTGCCTCAAATTGGTTAATTAATTCGATTACTTCAGAATTAGGTTGAGTCAAATCTTTGTAAAAAACCAAGTTTCTGGGGTCAGTTCCCAACCAAACAGAAATAATCAGATATTTGCCATCTTCCGTAACACTGCCACTAAAACCCCATTCTTTTTGATCTGGACGATGGTAAATTAATATGTCTTCTGATTGAGATGTACCAAGGTTGTGATAATAAAGCTTTTGGTAATAATTAACATCCTCTAATTTGGTTTTTTCGTTGGGTTCATCATAACGACTGTAGAAAAACCCTTGATGGTCATGAGTCCAAGATGCACCAGAAAATTTAACCCATTGTATATAATCTGGTAAATCTTCACCTGTTTGAATATCTCTAACTTTCCATTCTTGCCAATCTGAACCAGAAGTAGATAAACCATAAGCTAAAAGTTTACCATTTTCACTAATTTCAATACCAGAAAGAGCAACTGTCCCATCTTCAGAAAGTTTGTTAGGGTCAAGTAAAACTCTAGGTTCTGCATCTAAACTGGGGAGAGTATATAGAACACTTTGGTTTTGTAAACCATCGTTTTTGAAATAAAAATAAGTTTCACTTTCTTTAAAGGGAATACCATATTTTTCATAATCCCAAAGTTTAGTGAGACGCTGTTTAATTTTTTCCCTGGTAGGAATTTCGTTGAGGTATGCAAAAGTAACTTGATTTTGTGCCTCAGCCCAAGCTTTCGTTGCTTCTGCATCCGGGTCTTCTAAAGCACGGTAAGGATCTGATACCACAGTACCATGATAATTATCAGCTTGATTGCTTTTGCTAGTAGTGGGATATTTGAGGGGTTCGTGTGATTCAGACATAATTAATAGTTAACGGTTATAAGTTAACAGTTAACAGTTGTCAGCGGGAAAAGGCAATAGGGAATAGGGAATAGGAAATAGGAAATAGAGAATAGGGAATAGGGAATAGGAAATAGAGAATAGGTACATAATTTTCTCTCCTGCGCCCCATCTCCCCATCTCCCCATCTCCCCTGCTCCTCTGCTCCTCTGCTCCTCTGCTCCTCTGCTCCTCTGCTCCTCTGCGCCTCTGCGCCCCATCTCCCCTGCTCCTCTGCTCCTCTGCGCCTCTGCGCCCCATCTCCCCTGCTCCTTCCCCCTAAGCAGTAACAAGTTTTTCACCTTTGAGCATCCGAGAAGCAGCTTCCAATAAAGCTTCTTCTAGATAGGGTTTAGTAAAGTAACCACTAGCACCGAGTTGAACCGCCATCTGTCTATGTTTGTCTGCACCTCGTGAGGTCAGCATAGCTATAGGTAGGTGATTAAGGCTACTATCTTTTTGGATGCGTGAGAGCAATTCCAGCCCATCACAGCGGGGCATTTCGATGTCACAGAAGACGATATCGCAAGGTAAACCAGAACGAAGTTTATCCCAAGCTTCTTGACCATCACGGGCTTGTTCAACGCGATAACCCGCTTTGGTAAAAGTGAGAGAAAGTAATTCCCGCACAGTA
This genomic interval from Anabaena sphaerica FACHB-251 contains the following:
- a CDS encoding prolyl oligopeptidase family serine peptidase codes for the protein MSESHEPLKYPTTSKSNQADNYHGTVVSDPYRALEDPDAEATKAWAEAQNQVTFAYLNEIPTREKIKQRLTKLWDYEKYGIPFKESETYFYFKNDGLQNQSVLYTLPSLDAEPRVLLDPNKLSEDGTVALSGIEISENGKLLAYGLSTSGSDWQEWKVRDIQTGEDLPDYIQWVKFSGASWTHDHQGFFYSRYDEPNEKTKLEDVNYYQKLYYHNLGTSQSEDILIYHRPDQKEWGFSGSVTEDGKYLIISVWLGTDPRNLVFYKDLTQPNSEVIELINQFEADYSFIDNDDSVFYFRTDLNAPRGRVIAIDTKNPASENWVEIIPQAAETLESLGILNNQFVADYLQDAHSQVKIFDLQGNFIREVELPGLGSAGGFGGKRYDTETFYSFTSFTTPGTIYRYDMKTGQSEIFRQPKVDFNADEYETKQVFYQSKDGTQVPMFITHKKGIQLDGNNPTYLYGYGGFNASLTPNFSVSLLVWLEMGGVYAVPNLRGGGEYGEEWHQAGMKEKKQNVFDDFIAAAEWLIANNYTQPQKLAIGGGSNGGLLVGACMTQRPELFAAALPAVGVMDMLRFHQFTIGWAWVAEYGSSENAEEFKTLYAYSPLHNLKSGTAYPATLITTADHDDRVVPAHSFKFAAALQECHVGDAPVLIRIETKAGHGAGKPTAKIIEEAADKWGFLVRVLEVEV